In Salinarimonas sp., a genomic segment contains:
- a CDS encoding cysteine protease StiP domain-containing protein — MLGGFPGSFAAGDVDFLLTPLAIDETPVEEKERAIQSGARHYSEMIGRESPPSPEYRALYDDALARHAPRAAREVAGLAKGLAAAVDGPITLMSLVRAGAPLGVLLKRSLECLGRDVAHAGISIIRDRGIDEAALAHVAARRPSAGAVFVDGWTGKGAIAGELERALAGRTDYAPRLVTLADPCGRAWLSASGEDWLIPSGILGATVSGLVSRTILNEAIGPGDFHGCMVWDHLAPHDVTRDHVEAIWRLARPALGDSTAPPIAPEDPDRARRRAASLAVVEGLAARFGVDNRNRIKPGIAEATRAVLRRVPERVFVASRTDPDCAALVHLARERAVPLEEAGAAIAPYRALTLIRRVS, encoded by the coding sequence ATGCTGGGCGGGTTCCCGGGGTCGTTCGCAGCGGGGGACGTCGATTTCCTGCTGACCCCGCTCGCCATCGACGAGACGCCGGTGGAGGAGAAGGAGCGGGCGATCCAGTCGGGGGCGCGGCACTATTCCGAGATGATCGGGCGCGAGAGCCCGCCCTCCCCCGAATACCGCGCGCTCTACGACGACGCGCTGGCGCGCCATGCGCCGCGGGCGGCGCGGGAGGTCGCGGGGCTGGCGAAGGGGCTCGCCGCGGCGGTGGACGGGCCGATCACGCTGATGAGCCTGGTGCGGGCGGGCGCGCCGCTGGGGGTTCTGCTGAAACGGTCGCTGGAATGCCTGGGCCGCGACGTGGCGCATGCCGGGATCTCGATCATCCGCGACCGGGGCATCGACGAGGCGGCGCTCGCGCATGTCGCCGCGCGGCGGCCGAGCGCGGGGGCGGTGTTCGTCGACGGCTGGACCGGCAAGGGGGCGATCGCGGGGGAGCTGGAGCGGGCGCTCGCGGGGCGGACCGACTACGCGCCGCGTCTCGTGACGCTGGCCGATCCGTGCGGGCGGGCCTGGCTCTCGGCCTCGGGGGAGGACTGGCTGATCCCCTCCGGCATCCTCGGCGCCACCGTGTCGGGGCTGGTGAGCCGGACGATCCTCAACGAGGCGATCGGGCCGGGGGACTTCCACGGCTGCATGGTGTGGGACCACCTCGCGCCGCACGACGTGACGCGCGATCATGTCGAGGCGATCTGGCGGCTCGCGCGCCCGGCTCTGGGCGATTCGACCGCGCCGCCCATCGCGCCTGAGGACCCGGACCGGGCGCGGCGGCGGGCCGCCTCGCTGGCCGTGGTCGAGGGCCTCGCGGCGCGGTTCGGCGTGGACAACCGCAACCGGATCAAGCCGGGCATCGCCGAGGCGACGCGCGCGGTCTTGCGCCGGGTGCCCGAGCGGGTTTTCGTAGCGTCGAGGACGGACCCCGATTGCGCCGCGCTGGTTCACCTGGCGCGCGAGCGGGCGGTTCCGCTCGAGGAGGCCGGGGCGGCGATCGCGCCCTACCGGGCGCTGACCTTGATCAGGAGGGTGTCGTGA